A genomic region of Polypterus senegalus isolate Bchr_013 chromosome 17, ASM1683550v1, whole genome shotgun sequence contains the following coding sequences:
- the ngfra gene encoding tumor necrosis factor receptor superfamily member 16 isoform X1 → MRRGINLLLALLGGVAVLAAKDDCPSKQYTRSGECCKQCQPGEGVLEKCGINQTKCTACLDSESFSEIYSHTEACQPCTKCGHLLRMMAPCTESADAICVCDYGYFKDRLSGQCMPCTVCPLGQGVYTECTEDRDTTCEQCPEGTYSDQDSSMDPCLPCAQCDEDDEMMLEPCTSTSDAICREVSPRMTFSTMTDPLFMDSTTGKVTVPTNTVGFSNGVGRAMTPTNIVTTTNPSSSQINATIMDKNLIPIYCSILAAVVVGLVAYIVFKRWNSCKQNKQAANNRTVNQTPSPEGEKLHSDSGISVDSQSLQEQQQTQGQLQAVKASSCPYANLPTHKQKELENLLKGSAEDDTDWCNLASLLGYQEGHIDTFRQGEHPVQELLSDWGNKDSATVDALCTALRKINREDIAECLSAEPTATSAV, encoded by the exons ATGAGGCGCGGGATCAACCTGCTGCTCGCGCTGCTCGGAGGG GTGGCCGTACTGGCAGCGAAGGACGACTGCCCCTCCAAACAGTACACCCGGAGCGGCGAGTGCTGCAAGCAGTGCCAGCCAGGGGAAGGGGTGCTGGAGAAATGTGGCATCAACCAGACCAAGTGCACCGCCTGCTTGGACA GTGAGTCCTTCTCAGAGATCTACAGCCACACGGAGGCCTGCCAGCCCTGCACCAAATGTGGCCACCTGCTGCGCATGATGGCGCCCTGCACCGAGAGCGCTGATGCCATCTGCGTCTGTGACTATGGCTACTTCAAGGACAGGCTTAGTGGCCAGTGTATGCCCTGCACCGTGTGTCCATTGGGCCAAGGAGTGTATACCGAGTGCACCGAGGATCGAGACACCACCTGTGAGCAATGCCCCGAGGGCACCTACTCAGACCAGGACAGCAGCATGGACCcatgcctgccttgtgcccagtgcgaTGAGGACGACGAGATGATGCTGGAGCCCTGCACAAGCACCTCGGATGCCATCTGCAGGG AGGTGAGCCCTCGGATGACCTTCAGCACCATGACAGACCCTCTCTTCATGGACTCCACCACAGGCAAGGTCACCGTCCCCACCAACACGGTGGGCTTCTCCAATGGCGTGGGCAGAGCCATGACACCAACCAACATTGTGACCACCACCAACCCCAGCTCATCCCAGATCAATGCCACCATCATGGACAAGAACCTGATCCCCATCTACTGCTCCATCCTGGCGGCGGTGGTGGTTGGCCTCGTGGCGTACATCGTCTTCAAGAG ATGGAACAGCTGCAAGCAGAACAAGCAGGCAGCCAATAACCGGACGGTGAACCAGACGCCGTCACCCGAGGGCGAGAAGCTCCACAGTGACAGTGGCATCTCCGTGGACAGCCAGAGCCTGCAGGAGCAGCAACAGACTCAGGGGCAGCTGCAGG cagTAAAGGCGTCCAGCTGCCCCTATGCCAACTTGCCCACCCACAAGCAGAAGGAGCTGGAGAACCTGCTGAAGGGCAGCGCAGAGGACGACACTGACTGGTGCAACCTGGCCAGCTTGCTGGGCTACCAAGAGGGGCACATCGACACTTTCCGCCAGGGCGAGCACCCGGTGCAGGAGCTTCTGTCCGACTGGGGGAACAAGGACAGTGCCACTGTGGATGCCCTTTGCACCGCCCTGAGGAAGATTAACCGGGAGGACATTGCAGAGTGCCTGAGCGCCGAACCCACCGCGACGTCTGCCGTGTGA
- the ngfra gene encoding tumor necrosis factor receptor superfamily member 16 isoform X2: MRRGINLLLALLGGVAVLAAKDDCPSKQYTRSGECCKQCQPGEGVLEKCGINQTKCTACLDSESFSEIYSHTEACQPCTKCGHLLRMMAPCTESADAICVCDYGYFKDRLSGQCMPCTVCPLGQGVYTECTEDRDTTCEQCPEGTYSDQDSSMDPCLPCAQCDEDDEMMLEPCTSTSDAICREVSPRMTFSTMTDPLFMDSTTGKVTVPTNTVGFSNGVGRAMTPTNIVTTTNPSSSQINATIMDKNLIPIYCSILAAVVVGLVAYIVFKRWNSCKQNKQAANNRTVNQTPSPEGEKLHSDSGISVDSQSLQEQQQTQGQLQVKASSCPYANLPTHKQKELENLLKGSAEDDTDWCNLASLLGYQEGHIDTFRQGEHPVQELLSDWGNKDSATVDALCTALRKINREDIAECLSAEPTATSAV, encoded by the exons ATGAGGCGCGGGATCAACCTGCTGCTCGCGCTGCTCGGAGGG GTGGCCGTACTGGCAGCGAAGGACGACTGCCCCTCCAAACAGTACACCCGGAGCGGCGAGTGCTGCAAGCAGTGCCAGCCAGGGGAAGGGGTGCTGGAGAAATGTGGCATCAACCAGACCAAGTGCACCGCCTGCTTGGACA GTGAGTCCTTCTCAGAGATCTACAGCCACACGGAGGCCTGCCAGCCCTGCACCAAATGTGGCCACCTGCTGCGCATGATGGCGCCCTGCACCGAGAGCGCTGATGCCATCTGCGTCTGTGACTATGGCTACTTCAAGGACAGGCTTAGTGGCCAGTGTATGCCCTGCACCGTGTGTCCATTGGGCCAAGGAGTGTATACCGAGTGCACCGAGGATCGAGACACCACCTGTGAGCAATGCCCCGAGGGCACCTACTCAGACCAGGACAGCAGCATGGACCcatgcctgccttgtgcccagtgcgaTGAGGACGACGAGATGATGCTGGAGCCCTGCACAAGCACCTCGGATGCCATCTGCAGGG AGGTGAGCCCTCGGATGACCTTCAGCACCATGACAGACCCTCTCTTCATGGACTCCACCACAGGCAAGGTCACCGTCCCCACCAACACGGTGGGCTTCTCCAATGGCGTGGGCAGAGCCATGACACCAACCAACATTGTGACCACCACCAACCCCAGCTCATCCCAGATCAATGCCACCATCATGGACAAGAACCTGATCCCCATCTACTGCTCCATCCTGGCGGCGGTGGTGGTTGGCCTCGTGGCGTACATCGTCTTCAAGAG ATGGAACAGCTGCAAGCAGAACAAGCAGGCAGCCAATAACCGGACGGTGAACCAGACGCCGTCACCCGAGGGCGAGAAGCTCCACAGTGACAGTGGCATCTCCGTGGACAGCCAGAGCCTGCAGGAGCAGCAACAGACTCAGGGGCAGCTGCAGG TAAAGGCGTCCAGCTGCCCCTATGCCAACTTGCCCACCCACAAGCAGAAGGAGCTGGAGAACCTGCTGAAGGGCAGCGCAGAGGACGACACTGACTGGTGCAACCTGGCCAGCTTGCTGGGCTACCAAGAGGGGCACATCGACACTTTCCGCCAGGGCGAGCACCCGGTGCAGGAGCTTCTGTCCGACTGGGGGAACAAGGACAGTGCCACTGTGGATGCCCTTTGCACCGCCCTGAGGAAGATTAACCGGGAGGACATTGCAGAGTGCCTGAGCGCCGAACCCACCGCGACGTCTGCCGTGTGA